A window from Pseudomonas sp. MRSN 12121 encodes these proteins:
- a CDS encoding TorF family putative porin, whose product MKAFTLLALGSLSLLPLGSQAVPLNDDFALEMELALVSDYRTRGISQTQNDPAVQAAMTLVHSSGLYLGAWSSNVDFGGGLKTRQELDYYAGWLWHASEAISLDLGYLKYSYPRESQFNQSEVYGIFTAYGVQLGAYYSNDAPGIDSEQSTLYRYLGYETELPLGLGLRLRYGEMDFKDPRLVSASGQGEDRYHEWEARLTREVAGVLLGLSYIDTDLSKSQCTSNYGFDDLCGATWVASARKAF is encoded by the coding sequence ATGAAAGCCTTCACCCTGCTCGCCCTCGGATCCTTGAGCCTGCTGCCCCTGGGCAGCCAGGCCGTGCCCCTGAACGACGACTTCGCCCTGGAAATGGAACTGGCCCTGGTCAGCGACTACCGCACCCGCGGCATTTCCCAGACCCAGAACGACCCGGCCGTACAGGCCGCCATGACCCTGGTGCACAGCAGTGGCCTGTACCTGGGGGCCTGGAGCTCCAACGTCGACTTCGGCGGTGGCCTGAAAACCCGCCAGGAACTCGACTACTACGCCGGCTGGCTGTGGCACGCCAGCGAGGCGATCAGCCTCGACCTGGGCTACCTCAAGTACAGCTACCCCCGGGAAAGCCAGTTCAACCAGAGCGAGGTGTACGGGATTTTCACCGCCTATGGCGTGCAACTGGGGGCCTACTACTCCAACGATGCGCCGGGCATCGACAGTGAACAGAGCACCCTGTACCGCTACCTCGGCTACGAGACCGAACTGCCCCTGGGCCTGGGGCTGCGGCTGCGCTACGGCGAAATGGACTTCAAGGACCCGCGCCTGGTCTCGGCCTCGGGCCAGGGCGAGGACCGCTACCACGAATGGGAAGCCAGGCTGACCCGCGAGGTGGCCGGGGTGCTGCTGGGCCTGAGCTACATCGACACCGACCTGTCGAAAAGCCAGTGCACCAGCAACTACGGGTTCGACGACCTGTGCGGCGCGACCTGGGTGGCCAGTGCCCGCAAGGCCTTCTGA
- a CDS encoding phosphoethanolamine transferase, which yields MGKGLRLTSITSTRLVLLFSLALVLLYNFATWKALDSLVTLQGLHKGAFFASFGLFLWAAIALLLTLVSFRWTLKPVLTLVALVSAAAAYFMNEYGITIDTVMVQNVFETNPDEAAALFNLKLLGYLLVLGALPVALVWRTPVRYRPFFRGLLNKLLVSAACVLVILVSVGAFYSTYAPIFRQEDKLTHFINPTNYIYAIAKYGKQRLGIKQHVVVQPIGQDAVMSAQASGREKKSLMILVVGETARADHFSLNGYARDTNPELAKLDIINFTQVHSCGTSTAVSVPCMFSMFPREDYSDKKGKTYEGLLDVLQRAGVQVLWLDNNSDCKGTCLRVPNRDIPKTQPSPFCDGKNCLDEALLVDLQQYIDSLAGNAIIVLHADGSHGPEYYERYPKSLERFTPICHTNQLGSCSSEELVNVYDNTILYTDHFLARVVELLKRNQQRYDTSMLYVSDHGESLGENGLYLHAAPYALAPQAQTHVPMVMWFGDKTLGDLGIQRDCLQGKSDQPDLSHDNLFHSLLGLFEVRTELYQPQLDIFHSCRPQMTAAH from the coding sequence TTGGGCAAAGGACTGCGACTGACGTCAATCACCTCGACCCGCCTGGTGCTGCTGTTTTCCCTGGCGCTGGTGCTGCTCTACAACTTCGCCACCTGGAAGGCGCTGGACAGCCTGGTCACCCTGCAAGGCCTGCATAAAGGGGCATTCTTCGCCTCCTTCGGGTTGTTCCTGTGGGCCGCCATCGCCCTGCTGCTGACCCTGGTGTCCTTTCGCTGGACCCTGAAGCCGGTGCTGACCCTGGTCGCCCTGGTCTCGGCCGCCGCCGCGTATTTCATGAACGAGTACGGCATCACCATCGACACGGTGATGGTGCAGAACGTGTTCGAGACCAACCCGGACGAAGCCGCCGCGCTGTTCAACCTCAAGCTGCTGGGCTACTTGCTGGTGCTCGGCGCGTTGCCGGTGGCGCTGGTCTGGCGCACCCCGGTGCGCTACCGGCCGTTCTTTCGCGGCCTGTTGAACAAGCTGCTGGTGAGCGCCGCCTGCGTGCTGGTGATCCTGGTCTCGGTCGGCGCCTTCTACTCCACCTATGCGCCGATCTTTCGCCAGGAAGACAAGCTGACCCACTTCATCAACCCGACCAACTACATCTACGCCATCGCCAAGTACGGCAAGCAGCGCCTGGGGATCAAGCAGCATGTGGTCGTCCAGCCGATCGGCCAGGACGCGGTGATGAGCGCCCAGGCCAGCGGCCGGGAGAAAAAGTCGCTGATGATCCTGGTGGTCGGCGAAACCGCCCGCGCCGACCATTTCTCCCTCAACGGCTACGCCCGGGACACCAACCCGGAACTGGCGAAGCTGGACATCATCAACTTCACCCAGGTGCATTCCTGCGGCACGTCGACGGCGGTCTCGGTGCCGTGCATGTTCTCGATGTTTCCCCGCGAGGACTACAGCGACAAGAAGGGCAAGACCTACGAGGGCCTGCTGGATGTGCTGCAACGGGCCGGCGTACAGGTGCTGTGGCTGGACAACAACAGCGACTGCAAGGGCACCTGCCTGCGGGTGCCGAACCGCGACATTCCCAAGACCCAGCCCAGCCCCTTCTGCGACGGCAAGAACTGCCTGGACGAGGCCCTGCTGGTGGACTTGCAGCAGTACATCGACAGCCTCGCGGGCAACGCGATCATCGTCCTGCATGCCGACGGCAGCCATGGCCCGGAATACTACGAGCGCTACCCCAAGAGCCTGGAGCGCTTCACCCCGATCTGCCATACCAACCAGCTGGGCAGTTGCAGCAGCGAGGAACTGGTGAACGTCTACGACAACACCATTCTCTACACCGACCATTTCCTGGCCCGGGTGGTCGAGCTGCTCAAGCGCAACCAGCAGCGCTACGACACCTCGATGCTGTACGTCTCCGACCATGGCGAGTCCCTGGGCGAAAACGGCCTGTACCTGCACGCCGCGCCCTACGCCCTGGCGCCCCAGGCGCAAACCCACGTGCCGATGGTGATGTGGTTCGGCGACAAGACCCTGGGCGACCTGGGTATCCAGCGCGACTGCCTGCAAGGCAAGAGCGACCAGCCGGACCTGAGCCACGACAACCTGTTCCACTCGCTGCTCGGGCTGTTCGAGGTGCGGACCGAGCTGTACCAGCCGCAACTGGACATCTTCCACTCCTGCCGGCCACAGATGACCGCGGCGCACTAG
- a CDS encoding gamma-butyrobetaine hydroxylase-like domain-containing protein, translated as MNGAPHAIDNSPQRQEVLLTWGDGRQQRLAHAELRRQCPCAQCRALRLQGLAPQVAPQVRVLRLDLQGYGVQLVFSDGHDRGIYPWAYLAQMA; from the coding sequence ATGAACGGCGCGCCGCACGCGATCGACAACTCGCCGCAACGCCAGGAGGTGCTATTGACCTGGGGCGACGGCCGCCAGCAGCGGCTGGCGCATGCCGAACTGCGTCGCCAGTGCCCCTGCGCGCAATGCCGGGCGTTGCGCCTGCAAGGGCTGGCCCCGCAGGTCGCGCCGCAGGTCCGGGTGCTGCGGCTCGACCTCCAGGGCTACGGCGTGCAACTGGTGTTCAGCGACGGCCACGACCGCGGGATCTATCCCTGGGCCTACCTGGCGCAGATGGCCTGA
- a CDS encoding HEAT repeat domain-containing protein: MTDFFRDSDNPDILVLQARLLDDDPGVRRIALIELADLEEPEGLAWLVDRLRQDPALEVRAEAARLLEAWEDEPVVAALCEALTDPAIAVQEAAAQSLSLLKGSAAGRVILPWTGHAQARVRSAAFRALRELRHADAAGAAMQALDDADAGVRREAVAVLGWLKQLQALPALARLASDDPDSEVRRAATGALGLASDGQVVPALSRALLDPAWQVREEAATTLGKVGQPEAGPVLIAALHDDYWQVRLRAVRSLGRLRHAPALAALIETLGHRISNLRKEAALALGELGDIQAREALLAAEHDGDPEVRKAVRIALGQLS; encoded by the coding sequence ATGACTGACTTTTTCCGTGACAGCGACAACCCCGACATCCTCGTGCTGCAAGCGCGGCTGCTGGACGACGACCCGGGCGTGCGGCGCATCGCCCTGATCGAGCTGGCCGACCTCGAAGAGCCGGAAGGCCTGGCCTGGCTGGTGGACCGCCTGCGCCAGGACCCGGCGCTGGAGGTACGCGCCGAAGCCGCGCGGCTGCTCGAAGCCTGGGAGGACGAGCCGGTGGTGGCGGCCCTGTGCGAGGCCCTGACCGACCCCGCCATCGCCGTGCAGGAAGCGGCCGCGCAGAGCCTCAGCCTGCTCAAGGGCAGCGCGGCGGGGCGGGTGATCCTGCCCTGGACCGGGCATGCCCAGGCGCGGGTGCGGAGCGCGGCCTTTCGCGCCTTGCGCGAGCTGCGGCATGCCGACGCCGCTGGGGCCGCGATGCAGGCCCTGGACGATGCGGATGCCGGGGTGCGCCGCGAGGCGGTGGCGGTGCTTGGCTGGCTCAAGCAACTGCAGGCCTTGCCGGCCCTGGCGCGCCTGGCCAGCGACGACCCGGACAGCGAAGTGCGCCGCGCCGCCACCGGGGCCCTCGGCCTGGCCAGCGACGGGCAGGTGGTGCCGGCCTTGAGCCGGGCCTTGCTCGATCCGGCCTGGCAGGTGCGGGAAGAGGCCGCGACCACCCTGGGCAAGGTCGGGCAGCCCGAGGCGGGGCCGGTGCTGATCGCGGCCTTGCACGACGATTACTGGCAGGTGCGCCTGCGGGCCGTGCGCAGCCTCGGACGTTTGCGCCATGCCCCGGCCCTGGCGGCGCTGATCGAGACCCTCGGCCACCGCATCAGCAACCTGCGCAAGGAGGCCGCCCTGGCCCTGGGCGAGCTGGGCGACATCCAGGCCCGCGAGGCCTTGCTGGCCGCCGAGCACGACGGCGATCCGGAGGTGCGCAAGGCGGTGCGCATCGCCCTGGGCCAGTTGTCATGA
- a CDS encoding ABC transporter ATP-binding protein produces MNTVPTAAGRIDIQQVCISLGQGAQAFEAVQGLECQVRPGEFVCILGPSGCGKSTLLGALAGHLRPRSGRLLVDGQPVQGPSPQRGMVFQQHTLFPWRTVRDNVAFGLKMQGLPRAEREAAADEMLALVGLDGFAERWPDQLSGGMQQRVEIARVLINRPQLLLMDEPFGALDALTRLKMQELLLEIWTRIRTTVVFVTHDIDEALFLADRLLVMSPRPGRIIEDLRLDFPRPRTSELVTRFEFTRLKRHCLELLRHEDGRQLPRLDPLGLPLEHSPARFAI; encoded by the coding sequence ATGAATACTGTGCCGACCGCCGCCGGGCGCATCGATATCCAGCAGGTTTGCATCTCCCTGGGCCAGGGCGCCCAGGCCTTCGAGGCGGTGCAGGGCCTGGAATGCCAGGTCCGGCCCGGCGAATTCGTGTGCATCCTCGGGCCGTCCGGCTGCGGCAAGTCGACCTTGCTCGGCGCCCTGGCCGGGCACCTGCGACCGCGCAGCGGGCGGCTGCTGGTGGACGGCCAGCCCGTGCAGGGCCCGTCGCCGCAACGGGGCATGGTGTTCCAGCAGCACACCCTGTTTCCCTGGCGCACGGTGCGCGACAACGTGGCGTTCGGCCTGAAGATGCAGGGCCTGCCCAGGGCCGAGCGCGAGGCCGCGGCCGACGAGATGCTGGCCCTGGTCGGGCTCGACGGCTTTGCCGAACGCTGGCCGGACCAGCTGTCCGGCGGCATGCAGCAGCGGGTGGAGATCGCCCGGGTGCTGATCAATCGCCCGCAACTGCTGCTGATGGACGAACCCTTCGGCGCGCTCGATGCCCTGACCCGATTGAAGATGCAGGAGCTGCTGCTGGAGATCTGGACGCGCATCCGCACCACCGTGGTGTTCGTCACCCACGACATCGACGAGGCGCTGTTCCTCGCCGACCGGCTGCTGGTGATGAGTCCGCGTCCCGGGCGGATCATCGAGGACCTGCGCCTGGATTTCCCGCGACCGCGCACCAGCGAGCTGGTGACCCGTTTCGAGTTCACCCGCCTCAAGCGCCATTGCCTCGAACTGCTGCGGCACGAGGACGGCCGGCAACTGCCGCGCCTGGACCCCCTCGGGCTGCCCCTTGAACATTCCCCAGCGCGATTTGCCATATGA